The genomic stretch GCTCGACATGGTGCACAACGCCGCCGCCATCGGCCGGGACGTCACCCTGAACTACCTGCGCTACGGCGACGAGGTACGGATCGTCCCCGGACGCTTCCACTCCTTCTATCTCGTGCAGGTGCCGCTGGCCGGACGGGCGCGGGTCCGGGTCGGCGACCGCATCGTCGCCTCCGACTCCACCCGCGCCTCCCTGGGATCACCCACCGAGCCGGTCGACATGGTCTGGGGCGACGGGTGCGAGCAGCTGCTCGTCCACATCCGACGGGAAGCCGTGCAGGCCCTCGCCGGCGGTCCGGACGCCCCGCCGGTGGTCTTCGACCCCGTCGTCGACCTGTGCTCGCCCGGAATGCGGTCCTGGCTGCGCCTGGTGCACCTCGCCGTGGACGACATCGAGGCCGGCGGCGCGCTGGTCGGGTCCGAACTGGCCGCCACCCATCTCGAGCAGAGCCTCATCGCCGCACTGCTCGCCGCCCAGCCGAACACCACCTCCGCCGACGCCCCCGCCACCACCATCGGATCGCGCGCCGTGCGGCTGGTCGTCGCCGCCGTCCAGGCGCAGCCCGAGAAAGCTTGGCGACTCACCGATCTCGCTCAGGTCGCCGGGGTCTCAGCCCGGTCGCTGCAGGAGGCGTTCCAGCGCCACCTGCAGATCACGCCGCTGGAGTACGTGCGCCGGACCCGGCTCGAACGAGCCCGCCGGGACCTGCTGGACGCCGACCCCTCGGGCACCTCCGTCACCGACATCGCCGCTCGCTGGGGCTTTTTCCACCTGGGGCGCTTCTCGCAGGTCTA from Nakamurella flava encodes the following:
- a CDS encoding AraC family transcriptional regulator — translated: MSTTLLSRHRRVATTRLDEARGTIGASFCPHQLALTQRGGRLDMVHNAAAIGRDVTLNYLRYGDEVRIVPGRFHSFYLVQVPLAGRARVRVGDRIVASDSTRASLGSPTEPVDMVWGDGCEQLLVHIRREAVQALAGGPDAPPVVFDPVVDLCSPGMRSWLRLVHLAVDDIEAGGALVGSELAATHLEQSLIAALLAAQPNTTSADAPATTIGSRAVRLVVAAVQAQPEKAWRLTDLAQVAGVSARSLQEAFQRHLQITPLEYVRRTRLERARRDLLDADPSGTSVTDIAARWGFFHLGRFSQVYRATFHELPSQTLAS